In Saccharothrix violaceirubra, the following are encoded in one genomic region:
- a CDS encoding CpaF family protein, which yields MTYPTNQYPAPVPLRPHQEQPGPPPFGNAAPGSDAGMPPLGWEPDEETADLSAATTRLRQHLRERLNAELPQRVADQQDRTGTTATREARRELARGILDEALRVHTENELAAGRQLLPREVEQRVMGEVVNELFGMAGLQPLLDDPTVETINANRYDRVFVQYNDGRRAPVAPIAGSNEELTDLVRLLAARASSQERRFDQGSPAVNLQLPGGERLFAVMGLTAGGVTALSIRRHGYLTVTLPELRRRGTLDPGLEAFLRALVKARKNVLITGGTGAGKTTLLRALAGEMDPLERIVTIEDAFELGLDHDPDIHADVTAFQAREANVEGEGAISQAELVRWGLRMSPDRVIVGEIRGPEVIPMCNAMSQGNDGSMATLHASSSRIAFTRLASYAAQGVERLPLEATNLLVASAVHFVVHLARAEDRRTRVVSSIREVVGADGPQVISNEVYRPGPDRRARPVAGALRSDTLDDLVDVGFDPGVLENPEGWWGP from the coding sequence GTGACGTACCCGACCAACCAGTACCCCGCGCCAGTGCCGCTTCGCCCCCACCAAGAGCAGCCCGGACCGCCCCCGTTCGGTAACGCCGCGCCTGGCTCCGACGCCGGTATGCCGCCGCTGGGATGGGAACCCGACGAAGAGACAGCCGATCTGTCGGCCGCCACGACGCGGCTGCGGCAGCACCTGCGGGAGCGGTTGAACGCCGAGCTTCCGCAGCGGGTTGCCGATCAACAGGACCGCACCGGGACCACCGCCACCCGCGAGGCCCGGCGCGAACTGGCGCGCGGCATCCTCGACGAGGCGCTGCGCGTGCACACCGAGAACGAACTGGCCGCGGGCCGGCAGCTGCTGCCCCGCGAGGTCGAGCAGCGGGTCATGGGCGAGGTCGTCAACGAGCTGTTCGGCATGGCCGGGCTCCAACCGCTGCTGGACGACCCGACGGTGGAGACGATCAACGCCAACCGCTACGACCGGGTCTTCGTCCAGTACAACGACGGCCGCCGCGCCCCGGTCGCCCCGATCGCGGGCTCCAACGAGGAGCTGACCGACCTGGTCCGGCTGCTCGCCGCTCGCGCCAGCAGCCAGGAACGCCGGTTCGACCAGGGCTCCCCGGCGGTCAACCTCCAGCTCCCCGGCGGGGAGCGGCTGTTCGCCGTGATGGGGCTGACCGCTGGGGGCGTCACCGCGCTGTCGATCCGCCGCCACGGCTACCTCACCGTCACCCTCCCGGAGCTGCGCCGCCGAGGAACCCTCGACCCCGGCCTGGAGGCGTTCCTCCGGGCGCTCGTCAAGGCCCGCAAGAACGTCTTGATCACGGGCGGCACCGGTGCGGGCAAGACCACCCTCCTGCGCGCGCTCGCCGGCGAGATGGACCCGCTGGAGCGCATCGTCACCATCGAGGACGCCTTCGAACTCGGCCTGGACCACGACCCGGACATCCACGCCGACGTGACCGCCTTCCAGGCCCGCGAAGCCAACGTGGAAGGCGAGGGCGCGATCAGCCAGGCCGAACTTGTCCGGTGGGGCCTGCGGATGAGCCCGGACCGGGTGATCGTTGGAGAGATCCGCGGTCCCGAGGTCATCCCCATGTGCAACGCCATGAGCCAGGGCAACGACGGCTCGATGGCCACCCTGCACGCCTCCAGCTCCCGCATTGCCTTCACCCGCCTCGCCTCATACGCCGCCCAAGGCGTCGAACGGCTCCCACTGGAAGCCACCAACCTGCTGGTCGCCTCGGCGGTGCACTTCGTGGTGCACCTGGCCCGCGCCGAGGACCGACGCACCCGCGTCGTGTCCTCGATCCGCGAGGTCGTCGGCGCCGACGGCCCGCAAGTGATCTCCAACGAGGTCTACCGCCCCGGCCCCGACCGCCGCGCCCGCCCCGTGGCCGGGGCCCTGCGCAGCGACACCCTCGACGACTTGGTCGACGTCGGCTTCGACCCCGGCGTGCTGGAGAACCCCGAGGGCTGGTGGGGGCCGTGA
- a CDS encoding type II secretion system F family protein, which translates to MGAVNITLSPTTAAAALLGVGTGLGLLLVVLGWRGTDPQRQRRTRTRAARTVDQHRGLRIALAITVGVVTGLLTGWVVGAVLVGLAAWALPRVLGRDPEHARRVARIEAIATWTEMLRDTLSAAAGLEQAILATAPLAPTAIRGEVGELAAGIENGDRLAPALRRLGERLDDPVGDLVIAALLLAAEQQTRQLADLLGSLADAARGQASMRMRVEAGRARTRTSVRVIVGTTLAFAVALVLLNRNYMGAYDSAAGQIVLLGIGALFAAGFAWLNRIARVVRPDRFLSTADQDPVTSPAPVLVTARQE; encoded by the coding sequence GTGGGGGCCGTGAACATCACCCTCAGCCCCACCACGGCCGCCGCGGCGCTGCTCGGTGTCGGCACCGGGCTCGGTCTGCTGCTGGTGGTTCTCGGCTGGCGCGGCACCGACCCCCAGCGTCAGCGCCGCACCCGGACCCGCGCGGCCCGGACCGTCGACCAGCACCGCGGCCTGCGGATCGCCCTCGCCATCACGGTCGGGGTGGTGACCGGGCTGCTCACCGGCTGGGTCGTCGGCGCCGTCCTGGTCGGCCTCGCCGCCTGGGCACTCCCGCGGGTGCTGGGCCGCGATCCCGAGCACGCCCGCCGTGTCGCGCGGATCGAGGCCATCGCCACCTGGACCGAGATGCTCCGCGACACCCTGTCGGCCGCCGCTGGGCTCGAGCAGGCCATCCTCGCCACGGCGCCGCTGGCGCCGACAGCCATCCGCGGCGAGGTCGGCGAGCTCGCCGCCGGGATCGAGAACGGCGACCGGCTCGCGCCCGCACTACGTCGCCTGGGCGAACGCTTGGACGACCCGGTTGGCGACCTGGTCATCGCCGCCCTGCTGCTGGCCGCCGAACAACAGACCCGCCAGCTCGCCGACCTGCTCGGCTCGCTGGCCGACGCCGCCCGCGGGCAAGCCTCGATGCGGATGCGCGTCGAGGCCGGCCGCGCCCGAACCCGCACCTCGGTACGCGTCATCGTCGGCACCACCCTGGCCTTCGCCGTCGCCCTGGTGCTGCTCAACCGCAACTACATGGGCGCTTACGACAGTGCCGCCGGGCAGATTGTGCTGCTGGGCATCGGCGCGCTGTTCGCCGCCGGGTTCGCGTGGCTCAACCGCATCGCCCGCGTCGTCCGGCCCGACCGCTTCCTCTCCACCGCCGATCAGGACCCGGTGACCAGCCCGGCACCGGTCCTCGTCACCGCGAGGCAGGAGTGA
- a CDS encoding type II secretion system F family protein — MITYIALGIGSGIGLWALAVYLFPPRPALGAVLAHATAPPAPAPILATDDTGWAVRLGRPAVAPLRALGLPGPRLAKDLAVIGRSTSTHLAEKATLTVAGLLLPVLLTVVLTVAGLGPGFEFPIIAGLVLAAVGFVLPDLQARSDAAKLRTGFRHALSAYLDLVWITLAGGAGVDSALGDSVNIGRGWAFEQIRRALDTARLTRTTPWATLRQLGEELDVTELAELAASVSLAGTEGAKVRTSLAAKAGALRTQQITEAEGDAQAATERMSLPVMALFLGFLAFIAYPALTQVLNGL; from the coding sequence GTGATCACCTACATCGCCCTGGGCATCGGATCCGGGATCGGTCTGTGGGCCTTGGCGGTCTACCTGTTCCCGCCACGACCGGCCCTCGGCGCGGTCCTGGCCCACGCCACCGCACCACCCGCTCCGGCGCCCATCCTCGCCACCGACGACACCGGCTGGGCCGTCCGGCTCGGCCGACCCGCCGTCGCCCCCTTGCGCGCGTTGGGGCTCCCTGGTCCGCGCTTGGCCAAGGACCTGGCGGTCATCGGTCGCTCGACCTCGACCCACCTGGCGGAGAAGGCCACGCTCACCGTCGCCGGACTGCTGCTCCCGGTCCTGCTGACCGTGGTCCTCACCGTGGCCGGGCTCGGACCGGGCTTCGAGTTTCCGATCATCGCCGGACTCGTCCTGGCGGCCGTCGGGTTCGTCCTGCCGGACCTGCAAGCCCGCTCCGACGCCGCGAAGCTGCGCACCGGGTTCCGCCACGCCCTCTCGGCCTACCTGGACCTGGTGTGGATCACTCTGGCCGGGGGAGCCGGGGTCGACAGCGCGCTGGGCGACTCGGTCAATATCGGACGGGGGTGGGCGTTCGAGCAGATCCGCCGCGCCCTGGACACCGCCCGCCTCACGCGCACGACCCCGTGGGCGACGCTACGCCAGCTCGGCGAGGAACTGGACGTGACCGAGCTCGCCGAGCTCGCGGCCTCGGTCAGCCTGGCCGGCACCGAGGGCGCCAAAGTCCGCACCTCCCTGGCCGCCAAAGCCGGAGCACTGCGCACCCAGCAGATCACCGAGGCCGAAGGCGACGCCCAAGCCGCCACCGAGCGCATGAGCCTGCCGGTGATGGCGCTGTTCCTCGGGTTCCTGGCCTTCATCGCCTACCCCGCGCTCACACAGGTCCTCAATGGACTGTGA
- a CDS encoding TadE/TadG family type IV pilus assembly protein, protein MSHKHNTRSRATRAGWCRVRRALRGDRGSVSAELVIATPLLLLMLLAIVQFALWSHATHIAQAAASQGLAVARSQNGTAAAGMSSARQLLDQLASGPLTDSTVASDRNAASASVRVSGTATSVVPFLSLPVHAEAVGPVERFVPDLAGR, encoded by the coding sequence ATGAGCCACAAGCACAACACTCGGTCACGGGCGACTCGCGCGGGATGGTGTCGGGTCCGTCGCGCGCTGCGCGGTGATCGCGGCTCGGTCAGCGCGGAACTGGTCATCGCGACACCCCTGCTGTTGCTGATGCTGCTGGCCATCGTGCAGTTCGCGCTCTGGTCGCACGCCACCCACATCGCCCAAGCCGCCGCCTCCCAAGGACTCGCCGTGGCACGGTCCCAGAACGGGACCGCCGCAGCCGGCATGTCCAGCGCGCGGCAACTGCTCGACCAGCTCGCGAGCGGCCCGCTCACCGACTCCACAGTCGCCTCTGACCGCAACGCCGCCTCGGCCTCGGTCCGGGTCAGCGGGACCGCGACCTCGGTCGTGCCGTTTCTGAGCCTGCCGGTGCACGCCGAAGCCGTCGGGCCCGTCGAACGCTTCGTCCCCGACCTGGCAGGCCGGTGA
- a CDS encoding pilus assembly protein TadE translates to MAAEVTIAAPFLVMLLVFVGVVIHRGVDARIRIDDAAHQAARAASIERTPTAATTAAQSTAASALSSAGVTCASLSVSTSTGGLRPGGTVSVTVSCAVDFGDALILGLPGGKTLSATSIEPVDLWRSTLNTGSGT, encoded by the coding sequence GTGGCGGCCGAAGTCACCATCGCGGCGCCGTTCCTGGTCATGCTGCTGGTGTTCGTCGGGGTCGTGATCCACCGGGGGGTGGACGCGCGGATCCGTATCGACGACGCCGCCCACCAGGCTGCTCGCGCCGCCAGCATCGAACGCACCCCAACGGCCGCGACGACCGCGGCTCAGTCGACCGCGGCGAGCGCACTGTCGTCAGCGGGGGTGACATGCGCGTCGTTGTCGGTGAGCACGTCGACCGGCGGCCTGCGTCCCGGTGGCACGGTCAGCGTGACTGTGTCCTGTGCCGTCGACTTCGGCGACGCGCTCATCCTCGGCTTACCCGGCGGCAAGACCCTCTCGGCCACCTCGATCGAACCCGTGGACCTCTGGCGTTCGACCCTAAACACCGGGAGCGGGACATGA
- a CDS encoding pilus assembly protein TadG-related protein, producing MTRRGRHSRRSWWSTSWSTWWRTRLRWWRADEGRVTAFVLAMTVGILALAGLTLDGGLALAAKVRANGQAEAAARAGAQAIDLTAYRGNGRLQLVPAQAVANAQAHLTAEGATGAVTVSGDTVTVTVTASQPTQLLGLVGIGSLQVHGQGSAHPQRGVTAIDP from the coding sequence ATGACCCGGCGAGGCCGACACTCGCGGCGCAGCTGGTGGTCGACCTCGTGGTCGACATGGTGGCGCACACGCCTGCGGTGGTGGCGCGCCGACGAGGGCCGGGTGACCGCGTTCGTCCTGGCGATGACCGTCGGCATCCTGGCCTTGGCCGGCCTGACCCTCGACGGCGGCCTCGCGCTGGCCGCCAAAGTGCGGGCCAATGGCCAGGCCGAGGCCGCCGCCCGCGCGGGCGCCCAGGCCATCGACCTCACCGCCTACCGCGGCAACGGCCGCCTGCAGCTCGTGCCCGCCCAGGCGGTCGCCAACGCCCAGGCCCACCTAACCGCCGAGGGCGCCACCGGCGCGGTGACCGTCTCCGGCGACACCGTCACGGTCACCGTCACTGCCTCGCAACCCACCCAGCTACTCGGCCTGGTCGGCATTGGATCGCTCCAAGTGCACGGGCAGGGCAGCGCACACCCGCAGCGCGGGGTGACCGCGATCGATCCATGA
- a CDS encoding BTAD domain-containing putative transcriptional regulator, with product MATTPHSSRRKSRRRTRGRAWKGAGRVLRALGRLVRGVLAATVLAALLAGLPWALTHFVGWPLPDHLPSWAEVQGVLLGPMTTTFLLNFLACATWLVWAFFTLDVARCAVEIAHDARMPDLSAAGPVHRIAAVLVGAVLISILGQRASLPATSPAAGGAAAEVVATAPAWSTPAEQGKFAVVRPAAYSAPEHHVATRAVEQASRVKSAVVLPYNPDTGVYDSLWRMSERTLGDGNRWPEIYALNKGKPQPNGGTFTRPSLIFPGEEMALPDDATVSSPPAPAPVQPPIIPPPAPEPPPSSTATPAPSTTQPPVTTEAPPTTQAPSATQAPPSTDAAGEPGISWGEELFVGLGLAAAVSAALVAARRRNRRRYQPGSGDRSDLPVAPVVYQLRLAHLRADHDTTSANDEVDLDWPTERPPRAPAPPLVLGTHADVSDVLDDQAAVLPVGVRDGREIAVDLASAHGLGLLGAGAPAAVRALLVAILSTAATTDRPATVIVPADALAVLFGRRVAQAPLPAGVRVAADLDAALDMLESETLVRVGQLPPTGQPWEPVVLAARAPGRQARRLQAVLDNGSTVGVTGLLLGQWSSGVTAYVRDDGTISTTSPGLGEPLCGARVFRLGDDHLADLLDLLHQTDPDVEPETAVDEPRPAVVPRPHVVVDDPGPGASTDDRGPAGSEHTRAESTIQAPVADTDLELLAASAENDRRSDGELEILRPEPAPATSLGLRLRPVQPVRSDVDPTTQNAGEGHQPGLSAGSRPQGPAEPREGASAPLHVSVLGPPRVWWRPTPATPDGETAEREITSAFQPRLRELLVFLALHPDGASREALIAALWATSPPERTTNAMNTALSRLRRALAAATGNALSDLVVVGEGRYQIDPELVEVDYHHFAAAVAARRAAVTDADRVEAYRRIVDCYTGPLADGLSTDWIETAREAIRRDAIDAVAALARALVEDDPQQTLDLLEIARAFDPHNELIYRDIMRLQERLGQLDAIPRTLTLLTTRLAEVDDRPTHQAVDLADRLRRRHEAPGEPGRADRGHSRAG from the coding sequence ATGGCCACAACCCCGCATTCCTCCCGCCGCAAGTCGCGTCGGCGAACGCGAGGCCGGGCGTGGAAGGGCGCCGGGCGGGTGCTCCGCGCGCTCGGCCGGCTGGTGCGCGGCGTACTGGCGGCCACCGTGCTGGCCGCGTTGCTGGCCGGGCTGCCGTGGGCATTGACGCACTTCGTCGGCTGGCCCCTGCCGGACCACCTGCCCTCCTGGGCGGAAGTCCAGGGTGTCCTGCTCGGCCCGATGACCACCACATTCCTGCTGAACTTCCTCGCCTGCGCGACCTGGCTCGTGTGGGCCTTCTTCACCCTCGACGTCGCCCGCTGCGCGGTCGAGATCGCCCACGACGCCCGGATGCCCGACCTGTCGGCGGCCGGACCAGTGCACCGGATCGCGGCCGTGCTCGTCGGCGCGGTCCTGATCTCCATCCTCGGTCAACGGGCCAGCCTGCCCGCCACGAGCCCCGCTGCGGGTGGTGCGGCAGCTGAGGTGGTGGCGACGGCTCCCGCCTGGAGCACACCCGCCGAACAGGGGAAATTCGCGGTGGTGCGACCGGCCGCCTACAGCGCGCCAGAACACCACGTGGCGACCAGAGCGGTCGAACAGGCCAGCCGCGTGAAATCCGCCGTGGTGCTTCCGTACAACCCCGACACCGGCGTGTACGACTCGCTGTGGCGGATGTCGGAACGCACCCTCGGCGACGGCAACCGCTGGCCGGAGATCTACGCGCTCAACAAAGGCAAACCCCAACCGAACGGCGGCACCTTCACCCGACCCAGCCTGATTTTCCCCGGCGAGGAGATGGCCCTGCCTGACGATGCCACCGTCAGCTCCCCACCAGCCCCCGCCCCGGTGCAACCGCCGATCATCCCGCCCCCTGCACCCGAGCCGCCACCCAGCAGCACGGCCACACCGGCCCCCTCCACGACCCAACCACCCGTCACCACCGAAGCCCCACCAACCACGCAGGCCCCATCGGCGACCCAAGCGCCGCCGAGCACCGACGCGGCAGGCGAGCCGGGGATCAGCTGGGGCGAAGAACTGTTCGTCGGCCTCGGCCTGGCCGCGGCGGTCAGCGCCGCCCTGGTCGCAGCCCGGCGGCGGAATCGACGCCGGTACCAGCCGGGCAGCGGCGACCGCAGCGACCTACCCGTCGCCCCGGTCGTCTACCAGCTGCGGCTGGCGCACCTGCGCGCCGACCACGACACCACCAGCGCTAACGACGAGGTAGACCTCGACTGGCCGACCGAACGTCCACCACGCGCACCGGCACCGCCGCTCGTACTCGGCACCCACGCCGACGTTTCCGACGTCCTCGACGACCAAGCAGCGGTCCTGCCGGTCGGTGTCCGGGACGGCCGCGAGATCGCGGTGGACTTGGCGTCCGCGCACGGCCTGGGTCTGCTCGGCGCGGGCGCGCCTGCCGCGGTCCGTGCGTTGCTCGTGGCCATCCTGAGCACGGCCGCCACCACCGACAGGCCGGCCACGGTCATCGTGCCTGCCGACGCCCTCGCGGTCCTGTTCGGCAGGCGCGTGGCGCAGGCACCGCTTCCAGCGGGTGTGCGCGTGGCAGCCGACCTCGACGCCGCGCTGGACATGCTCGAATCCGAGACCCTGGTTCGCGTCGGTCAACTCCCGCCCACCGGCCAACCTTGGGAACCCGTCGTGCTGGCGGCGCGCGCACCCGGCCGCCAGGCCCGCAGGTTGCAGGCGGTGTTGGACAACGGCTCGACCGTCGGCGTGACCGGACTGCTGCTGGGCCAGTGGAGCAGCGGGGTGACCGCCTACGTTCGCGACGACGGCACCATCTCCACCACCAGCCCCGGCCTCGGTGAGCCGCTGTGCGGCGCGCGCGTGTTCCGACTGGGTGACGACCACCTCGCCGACCTGCTGGACCTGCTGCATCAAACCGACCCGGACGTCGAGCCCGAGACCGCCGTCGACGAACCACGTCCAGCGGTCGTACCGCGTCCTCACGTCGTCGTGGACGATCCCGGTCCCGGCGCGAGCACCGACGACCGCGGCCCCGCAGGTAGCGAGCACACGCGCGCCGAGAGCACCATCCAGGCGCCGGTCGCCGACACAGACCTGGAGCTGCTGGCAGCCTCCGCCGAAAACGACCGGCGAAGCGACGGTGAGCTGGAGATCCTTCGGCCGGAGCCCGCACCAGCGACGTCACTCGGTCTCCGGCTGCGCCCTGTCCAACCCGTTCGCTCCGACGTCGACCCAACAACCCAGAACGCCGGTGAAGGCCACCAGCCCGGCTTGTCGGCGGGGAGCAGGCCACAGGGCCCCGCTGAGCCGCGCGAGGGAGCGTCTGCGCCGCTGCACGTCAGCGTGCTCGGGCCGCCGCGGGTGTGGTGGCGTCCCACACCGGCAACACCCGACGGCGAGACCGCCGAACGCGAGATCACCTCGGCGTTCCAGCCACGTCTGCGCGAGCTGTTGGTCTTTCTGGCGCTGCACCCCGACGGCGCCAGCCGCGAGGCGCTCATCGCCGCGCTGTGGGCCACGAGCCCGCCGGAGCGGACCACCAACGCGATGAACACCGCGCTCTCACGTCTGCGCCGCGCCTTGGCCGCCGCGACGGGCAACGCGTTGTCGGACCTCGTGGTGGTCGGTGAGGGCCGCTACCAGATTGACCCCGAACTGGTGGAGGTCGACTACCACCACTTCGCCGCCGCCGTGGCGGCCCGCCGCGCCGCCGTCACCGACGCCGATCGGGTCGAGGCGTACCGGCGGATCGTCGACTGCTACACCGGGCCTCTGGCCGACGGGCTTTCCACCGACTGGATCGAGACCGCCCGCGAGGCCATCCGCCGCGACGCGATCGACGCCGTCGCCGCCCTGGCCCGCGCCCTGGTCGAGGACGACCCCCAGCAGACGCTGGACCTGCTCGAGATCGCGCGCGCGTTCGACCCGCACAACGAGCTGATCTACCGCGACATCATGCGCCTGCAGGAACGCCTCGGACAGCTCGACGCCATCCCACGCACCCTGACCCTGCTCACCACACGGCTTGCCGAGGTCGACGATCGGCCCACGCACCAGGCCGTCGACCTGGCCGACCGGCTACGTCGTCGCCACGAGGCCCCCGGCGAACCGGGACGAGCCGACCGCGGGCACAGCCGAGCGGGTTGA
- a CDS encoding winged helix-turn-helix transcriptional regulator, translating into MTERDDRVLRGLYDLKNLFGDKWVPAILVALRDGPLRRVEILSTVNSYSIDENWTDKHAVLHDSILARTLKKMREQGLIVRESFDKSFPPEVAYSLTPAVAEVLTLAEPLIEWTRAHPELLSQAQAHSRQSGAETAILDDVVDLDSPAGAGRFHSADRRPRAGGGVG; encoded by the coding sequence GTGACGGAGCGAGATGACAGGGTCCTTCGCGGACTGTATGACCTGAAGAACCTTTTCGGGGACAAGTGGGTACCCGCCATCCTGGTAGCACTCCGGGACGGCCCGCTGCGTCGGGTAGAGATTCTTTCCACGGTCAACTCGTATTCCATCGACGAGAATTGGACGGACAAACACGCTGTCCTGCACGATAGCATTCTGGCGCGCACATTGAAAAAGATGCGCGAACAGGGTCTCATCGTCCGCGAGAGTTTCGATAAGTCTTTTCCGCCGGAGGTCGCGTACTCGTTGACTCCAGCGGTCGCGGAGGTGTTGACGCTGGCAGAGCCTCTGATCGAGTGGACTCGTGCGCATCCGGAATTGCTCTCGCAGGCGCAAGCGCACAGCCGTCAAAGTGGTGCGGAGACGGCTATTCTCGATGACGTGGTCGATCTCGACTCCCCGGCCGGGGCCGGTCGATTCCACTCCGCCGACCGTCGCCCTCGTGCCGGTGGCGGCGTCGGGTGA
- a CDS encoding AAA family ATPase, with product MTTPTPPAAPPAPAPTTTPTTPAGAPKRLGNGELRAMVAKVLADNAGTDLTPRTIAHTLNRSSGAVGNACKVLADRGEAEVASTSPLAYRATATTASAAAPRITPAPPRTPRPKPPKPTTSAPTPARSGAGGSAARSAGVVTGPVKRPNGMDYHPRLLSGMPDVTALRRLRDAGVAALLYGPPGTGKTSVVEAAFPDCITVQGDGDTVVADFVGDYTKTPDGEFVFVHGPLVRAMRDGVPLFIDDATLIPPTVLAVVYPAMDGRRQIVIKANGGEVVDAAPGFYVVAGHNPGVHGAVLTDALASRFSVQVQVSSDYDLADQLGVDKKAVRVARNLATRQERGEVGWAPQLRELLAFKKIAAVLGTDAAAGNLVGIAPEEDRATVTAVVRDAFGRTVTPLALGARITPKP from the coding sequence ATGACCACGCCCACCCCACCCGCCGCACCACCCGCCCCGGCACCGACCACCACGCCGACCACCCCGGCGGGCGCGCCGAAACGGCTCGGGAACGGTGAACTGCGCGCGATGGTCGCCAAAGTCCTCGCCGACAACGCGGGCACCGACCTCACGCCCCGCACCATCGCGCACACCCTGAACCGGTCATCCGGGGCGGTCGGCAACGCGTGCAAGGTGCTCGCGGACCGGGGGGAGGCCGAGGTCGCTTCCACGTCCCCGCTGGCCTACCGGGCGACCGCGACCACGGCGTCCGCCGCCGCGCCCAGGATCACCCCCGCTCCACCGCGCACGCCCCGCCCGAAGCCCCCGAAACCGACCACCAGCGCGCCCACGCCCGCCCGGTCCGGTGCGGGCGGGTCCGCCGCCCGGTCGGCGGGCGTGGTCACCGGTCCGGTGAAACGCCCGAACGGGATGGACTACCACCCCCGGTTGCTGTCCGGGATGCCGGACGTGACCGCGTTGCGGCGGTTGCGTGACGCCGGGGTCGCCGCGCTGTTGTACGGACCGCCCGGCACGGGCAAGACGTCGGTGGTGGAGGCGGCGTTCCCGGACTGCATCACGGTTCAGGGTGACGGGGACACCGTGGTCGCCGACTTTGTGGGCGACTACACCAAAACCCCGGACGGCGAGTTCGTGTTCGTGCACGGTCCGCTGGTCCGCGCGATGCGGGACGGGGTGCCGCTGTTCATCGACGACGCCACCCTGATCCCGCCGACCGTGCTCGCCGTGGTCTACCCCGCGATGGACGGACGCCGCCAAATCGTGATCAAGGCCAACGGTGGCGAGGTCGTGGACGCCGCGCCGGGGTTCTACGTGGTCGCCGGACACAACCCCGGCGTGCACGGGGCGGTGCTCACCGACGCCCTCGCGTCCCGGTTCTCCGTGCAGGTTCAGGTGTCCAGCGACTACGACCTCGCCGACCAGTTGGGCGTGGACAAGAAGGCGGTGCGCGTGGCGCGCAACCTCGCCACCCGGCAGGAACGGGGCGAGGTCGGGTGGGCACCACAACTGCGGGAACTGTTGGCGTTCAAGAAGATCGCCGCCGTGTTGGGCACCGACGCCGCCGCCGGAAACCTCGTGGGCATCGCGCCGGAAGAGGACCGCGCCACCGTCACCGCCGTGGTGCGCGACGCGTTCGGGCGCACCGTCACCCCGCTCGCCCTCGGTGCCCGCATCACACCGAAACCCTGA